AGACACACTTATTGAGCAAATCTTAACGCATCAGAATGCAACAACAGCATCAGCAAAACCCGAGGCTAAAGAAGAGAAAGTTGTTGATAATAAATCAAAAAGAGCACGTATTTTGCCAGAAGCCAAAAAAGCTCCCGAAACAAAACAAAATGATTTATTTGCTGATGAAACTCCGATAGCAGCAGTTGCTGAAGAAAGACCAGCTTTCCAAAGTAAAAACCCGAAGTTCAAAAAACCACCTTTTGATAAAAAGAAAAATAATACTTCTCAATTGACTTCACAAGAGCCTGTTGAAAATCAAGTAGAAGCTGTAGAGCAGCCCTCAGTTGAAGAAACAGAAGCTAATCCAAATCCCAATAATAATGATGCTAATCGTGAACCAAAACACAAACATCAAAATAATAATGGAAATGGAAACGGAAATGGAAACGGAAATGGAAACAACGGAAACAATAATCCTAACTTCAAAGGAAAAAAGCACAATAATTTCCGTGATTCAGATTATGAATTTGACGGAATTATAGAAAGCGAAGGCGTACTTGAAATGATGCCTGATGGTTATGGTTTCTTACGTTCTTCTGATTATAATTATTTAGCATCTCCTGATGATATATATTTATCAACCTCACAAATAAGATTATTTGGACTGAAAACTGGAGATACGGTTAAAGGTGTTGTACGTCCGCCAAAAGAGGGAGAAAAGTTTTTCCCATTAGTAAAAGTATTGAAAATTAATGGGCATGACCCACAAGTGGTTCGTGACAGAGTTTCTTTCGAGCATTTAACGCCTATTTTTCCACAAGAGAAATTCAACCTTGCGGATAAACAATCTACTATCTCTACAAGAATTATCGATTTGTTTTCTCCAATTGGAAAAGGACAAAGAGGTATGATTGTGGCACAACCCAAAACGGGTAAAACGATGCTATTAAAAGACATTGCCAACAGTATTGCAGCCAATCATCCTGAAGTTTACTTATTAGTGTTACTAATTGACGAAAGACCTGAAGAGGTTACAGATATGCAACGTAACGTAAGAGGTGAAGTGATTGCTTCTACCTTTGATGAGCCAGCTGACCGTCACGTTAAAGTAGCTAATATTGTTTTAGAAAAAGCAAAACGTTTGGTAGAATGTGGTCATGATGTAGTGATTTTGTTAGATTCGATTACGCGTTTGGCAAGAGCTTATAATACAGTACAACCAGCCTCAGGAAAAGTGCTTTCGGGTGGAGTAGATGCCAATGCATTACAAAAACCAAAACGTTTCTTCGGAGCGGCTCGTAATATTGAAAATGGAGGTTCATTGAGTATCATTGCTACAGCCTTAACAGAAACGGGTTCTAAAATGGATGAAGTAATCTTCGAAGAATTTAAAGGAACGGGTAACATGGAATTACAATTGGATAGAAAAATTGCCAACAAACGTATTTTTCCTGCTATCGATTTAACTTCATCAAGTACGCGTCGCGATGATTTATTATTGGATGAAAAAACTATTCAACGTATGTGGATTATGCGTAAATACTTAGCGGATATGAATCCAGTTGAAGCTATGGACTTTATCAATGACAGGTTCAAAAAGACTAGAAACAAT
The window above is part of the Flavobacterium sp. N1994 genome. Proteins encoded here:
- the rho gene encoding transcription termination factor Rho, whose product is MFDISALKEMKLAELQEIAKLAKTIKVTGAKKDTLIEQILTHQNATTASAKPEAKEEKVVDNKSKRARILPEAKKAPETKQNDLFADETPIAAVAEERPAFQSKNPKFKKPPFDKKKNNTSQLTSQEPVENQVEAVEQPSVEETEANPNPNNNDANREPKHKHQNNNGNGNGNGNGNGNNGNNNPNFKGKKHNNFRDSDYEFDGIIESEGVLEMMPDGYGFLRSSDYNYLASPDDIYLSTSQIRLFGLKTGDTVKGVVRPPKEGEKFFPLVKVLKINGHDPQVVRDRVSFEHLTPIFPQEKFNLADKQSTISTRIIDLFSPIGKGQRGMIVAQPKTGKTMLLKDIANSIAANHPEVYLLVLLIDERPEEVTDMQRNVRGEVIASTFDEPADRHVKVANIVLEKAKRLVECGHDVVILLDSITRLARAYNTVQPASGKVLSGGVDANALQKPKRFFGAARNIENGGSLSIIATALTETGSKMDEVIFEEFKGTGNMELQLDRKIANKRIFPAIDLTSSSTRRDDLLLDEKTIQRMWIMRKYLADMNPVEAMDFINDRFKKTRNNEEFLISMND